The Ascochyta rabiei chromosome 3, complete sequence genome segment GGAGATCTTCTCCACCTTCTCGAGCTCGGCGTCGGAGAGGCCGGCCTTGTGGGAGAAGTCGAAGCGCAGCTTCTCGGGTGCAACGAGCGACCCCTTCTGGTCGACCTCGTTGCCTAGGACCTCGCGGAGGGCGTAGTTGAGGACGTGAGTTCCGGTGTGGTTGTTGCGGATCGGGTTTCTCCGCAGTTCGTCGAACTCGGCGATGACTTCACTGCCGACGCTCAGCTCGCCTTCGCCGAGGTAGCCGGTGTGCAGGACGTAGCCGGCGTACACCTGGACATCGTCCACTGTGAAGTCGGCCTCGCCGTCGACGACAAGCTTTCCGTAGTCGGCCTCTTGACCACCCTGTTCCGCGTAGAAGTTGGTCTTGTCAAGCAGAATGCCGAAACGCTCTCCCCGAGGGACATCCTTTGTGCTCTTCAGGAATTGCTTGTTGTGGTAGATGGCCTTGATGGTGGATGTGATGTTCTCGCGGCCGTACTTGGCATTGTCGTCGGTCTTGGGGACTTCGGGCATGTTCTCTAGGGCGCCCAGGTCGTGCACGTCGAGCTTGACGACTACCCCGGCAGCCTTCTTGTCGCCCTTGCTGGCCTCGCGTGCCTTTTCTTGCGCCTCCTCGACCTCCTTGTCGTCGATGTTGAGTCCGCGCTCCTCGGCCATGAGTTTTGTGAGGTCGACGGGGAAGCCGTAGGTGTCGTACAACCGCCAGACGTCGTCTCCAGGCAGATGGTTGGAGCcctttgcctttgccttTTGTGCGTACTTTTCGAAAATGACCTCTCCGCGGTCCAGCGACTTGGCAAAGGCCTTTTCTTCCTCGTCGAGAATCTCGATGATGTCCTGCTGCTTCTTCTTGATCTCCGGGAACATGTCGCCCATCTGCTCGACCAAGGTGGGGACAATCTTGGAGAAGAAGTCGCCAATGTCCGTCTCGAAGTACTTGCGGGCGTAGCGGGCGCCTCGCCGCAGGACGCGTCGCACGACGTAGCCACGGCCGACGTTGTTGGGGACGCCGCCGTCGGCAATAGCAAAGGACATCATGCGGACGTGGTCAGCGACGACTCGGTAGGCGGTGTCGATGCCGTCTGGATCCTCCTTGCCAAACTTGGCATTGTAAGGCCGCGCGCCTGTGACTTGTTGGATCTTGTCGAACAAGGGTGTGAAGACGTCGGTGTCGTAGTTTGACATTTTCTTCTGCAGCAGGCAGACCAAGCGCTCGAAGCCCATGCCGGTGTCGATGTGCTTGTTGGGCAGGGGCCGCAGCGAGCGGTCAGACTCGCGGTTGTACTGCATGAAGACGTTGTTCCAGATCTCAATGACCTCGGGGTCGTCGGCGTTGACGAGCGAGGCGGCGTTTCTGTACTCGCCGTTGACGGGCTCGCGCAGGTCGTAGTGGACCTCGGAGCAGGGACCACAGGGGCCCTGGTCGCCCATTTCCCAGAAGTTGTCCTTCATGTCGCCGGGCAGGATCTGGTCCTCGGGGACGCCGACAGCCTTCCACAGCTCCTTGGCCTCGAGGTCGGGCTCCAGGCCACCGGCAGCGTCGCCCTCGAAGTAGGTGACGTACAGGCGCTTGGGGTCGACGCCGTAGACTTTTGTGAGCAGCTCCCAGGTGAAGGTGATGGCGTCCTGCTTGAAGTAGTCGCCAAAGGACCAGTTGCCGAGCATCTCGAAGAAGGTGTGGTGGTAGCTGTCCTTGCCGACATCGTCGAGGTCGTTGTGCTTGCCGCCGGCGCGGATGCACTTTTGCGAGTTTGCGGCGCGCTTGAGCTGCGCAAAGTCCGAGGCCGGGTCGACGGTGCCCTGAAAGATGGCCTTGTACTGGTTCATGCCGGCATTGGTGAAGAGGAGGGTGGGGTCGGAGAGGGGGACGACCGAGGACGAGGGGACTGCAGGGTGTCAATGTACGTGTGAGTGCGAGTGAGTGCGTGAGAGTGCGTGCGAGTGAGTGCGTGAGAGTGCGTGCGAGTGCGTGCGAGTGAGTGCGTGAGAGTGCGTGCGAGTGAGTACGTGAGAGTGCGTGCGAGTGAGTACGTGAGAGTGCGTGCGAGTGTGAGTGCATCGTCGGCGGTGGCAGGCGTACCAAATGTGTGTCCCCTCTCCTTGAAGTAGTCCAGGAAGGTCTGGCGCACTTTGGCGGCGGCCCACTGAGGGTGGTCGTTCGCATCGTTGGCCATTGTCGTTGCGGCCGGCGCGCGTGCGAAGACGAAGAGA includes the following:
- a CDS encoding Alanine--tRNA ligase yields the protein MLETFLGARHLSHPALHRGLPLRLPLPLRLPLRLPLPLPLPRPLPLPLSLLPPRPRCSPLGRPHRLPPPPLHSFAARSLSSTPPLFVFARAPAATTMANDANDHPQWAAAKVRQTFLDYFKERGHTFVPSSSVVPLSDPTLLFTNAGMNQYKAIFQGTVDPASDFAQLKRAANSQKCIRAGGKHNDLDDVGKDSYHHTFFEMLGNWSFGDYFKQDAITFTWELLTKVYGVDPKRLYVTYFEGDAAGGLEPDLEAKELWKAVGVPEDQILPGDMKDNFWEMGDQGPCGPCSEVHYDLREPVNGEYRNAASLVNADDPEVIEIWNNVFMQYNRESDRSLRPLPNKHIDTGMGFERLVCLLQKKMSNYDTDVFTPLFDKIQQVTGARPYNAKFGKEDPDGIDTAYRVVADHVRMMSFAIADGGVPNNVGRGYVVRRVLRRGARYARKYFETDIGDFFSKIVPTLVEQMGDMFPEIKKKQQDIIEILDEEEKAFAKSLDRGEVIFEKYAQKAKAKGSNHLPGDDVWRLYDTYGFPVDLTKLMAEERGLNIDDKEVEEAQEKAREASKGDKKAAGVVVKLDVHDLGALENMPEVPKTDDNAKYGRENITSTIKAIYHNKQFLKSTKDVPRGERFGILLDKTNFYAEQGGQEADYGKLVVDGEADFTVDDVQVYAGYVLHTGYLGEGELSVGSEVIAEFDELRRNPIRNNHTGTHVLNYALREVLGNEVDQKGSLVAPEKLRFDFSHKAGLSDAELEKVEKISSDYIRQDSQVYAKEVPLATARGINGLRAVFGETYPDPVRVVSVGVPVEDLIADPQKEEWAKLSIEFCGGTHVLKTGEIKELVILEESGIAKGIRRVIAVTGQEAYDVQRIANEFSERLDALEKLKFGAQKENDAKRTQVDLNNLTISALTKSRFRERMNKISKSILDEQKAAAKAEQKKVLDQVTAYFDDASKTFLVQKVDYTSTVSKTISDVVKTISGPKSALKDRSLYLFAASPDEGKVVHGCYVSEPFKAKGADGPKWAAAVTPIIGGKAGGKPGAPTAVGQGTNADKVDQGVEEATRWIEKLAL